The Paracoccus liaowanqingii genome window below encodes:
- a CDS encoding Hint domain-containing protein: MSYQITVLTLADKITSATNMGNWRWAPWTDRQPIVFNDPVLTTIHLSDDDPDFNSSYYTPDEDDQKLLEPATFGYGDAAVTYPVGTGLANFQGSIIEGQDGNQFFAVFPRLLVQGDFGDEIGDRHSVLIFPLARSIDGQTVFPDFTLDQTYTYISFRNIGILSDSMPYAVPCFAEGTLIRTDRGPRPIQTLRPGDRVATLDHGPQPILWLGHRRIDAAHLDLRPQDRPIRIAAGALGPGRPGRDMLVSPQHRMLLRSAIAGRMLGSEETLVAARHLIGQPGIGLRRGDRPVTYWHLLTGRHEVIEAEGAWSESLYPGPMALNAFSPGQVAQIHAALPHLRTEGAGPFARPVPTGRQARQLLQRHLRNAKPLVRA, from the coding sequence ATGTCCTATCAGATCACCGTCCTCACGCTTGCCGACAAGATCACCTCCGCCACCAACATGGGCAACTGGCGATGGGCACCCTGGACCGACAGGCAACCCATCGTCTTCAACGACCCGGTTCTGACCACGATCCACCTCAGCGATGACGACCCCGACTTCAACAGCAGCTATTACACGCCCGACGAGGACGACCAGAAGCTGCTGGAACCCGCCACCTTCGGCTATGGCGACGCGGCGGTGACCTATCCCGTCGGCACGGGTCTGGCAAATTTTCAGGGATCGATCATCGAGGGGCAGGATGGCAACCAGTTCTTTGCCGTCTTCCCCCGCCTGCTGGTCCAGGGCGATTTCGGCGACGAGATCGGAGATCGCCATTCGGTGCTGATCTTTCCCCTCGCCCGCAGCATCGACGGCCAGACCGTCTTCCCTGACTTCACGCTGGATCAGACCTATACCTACATTTCGTTTCGCAACATCGGCATCCTGTCGGACTCCATGCCCTATGCCGTGCCCTGCTTCGCCGAGGGGACGCTGATCCGCACCGACCGGGGCCCGCGCCCGATCCAGACCCTGCGCCCCGGCGACCGGGTGGCGACGCTGGATCACGGGCCGCAGCCGATCCTGTGGCTGGGCCATCGCCGCATCGACGCCGCCCATCTGGACCTGCGCCCCCAGGACCGGCCTATCCGCATCGCCGCGGGTGCCTTGGGGCCGGGCCGTCCGGGCCGCGACATGCTGGTCTCGCCCCAGCACCGCATGCTGCTGCGCTCGGCCATCGCGGGCCGGATGCTGGGCTCCGAGGAGACGCTGGTGGCCGCCCGCCATCTGATCGGCCAGCCGGGCATCGGCCTGCGCCGCGGCGACCGGCCGGTGACCTACTGGCATCTGCTCACGGGTCGCCACGAGGTGATCGAGGCCGAGGGCGCCTGGAGCGAAAGCCTCTATCCCGGCCCGATGGCACTGAATGCCTTCAGCCCCGGGCAGGTGGCCCAGATCCATGCCGCCCTGCCGCATCTGAGGACGGAGGGCGCGGGCCCCTTCGCGCGGCCGGTGCCCACCGGGCGCCAGGCCCGGCAGCTGCTGCAGCGTCACCTGCGCAACGCGAAACCCCTGGTCCGGGCCTAG
- the pgl gene encoding 6-phosphogluconolactonase produces MEFLVYPDREMLALSLADRIASQLAQHLRGHDRATLCVPGGTSPAPVFDMLSGADLDWGRVTVVLGDERWVDGDHKRSNSRLLRRHLLKEKAAEAEYIDLYTGDASPDLATEGLGARLAPHLPLTVVLLGMGNDMHTASLFPGADHLAAAMASDAPPVMAIRAEGAEEPRITLTRPILSGAINIHLLIMGPEKREALERAQTLDPMQAPIRAFLDEATVHWAE; encoded by the coding sequence ATGGAATTCCTCGTCTACCCCGACCGCGAGATGCTGGCCCTGTCGCTGGCCGACCGCATCGCATCGCAGCTGGCGCAGCATCTGCGCGGGCATGATCGCGCGACGCTCTGCGTGCCGGGCGGCACCTCGCCCGCGCCGGTCTTCGACATGCTGTCGGGGGCCGATCTGGACTGGGGGCGCGTCACCGTCGTCCTGGGCGACGAGCGGTGGGTGGACGGCGATCACAAGCGCTCGAACTCGCGCCTGCTGCGCCGTCACCTGCTGAAGGAGAAGGCGGCCGAGGCCGAGTACATCGACCTTTACACCGGCGACGCCTCGCCCGATCTGGCGACCGAGGGTCTGGGCGCGCGTCTGGCGCCGCATCTGCCGCTGACGGTGGTGCTGCTGGGCATGGGCAACGACATGCACACGGCCAGCCTGTTCCCCGGGGCCGACCACCTGGCTGCCGCGATGGCCTCGGACGCGCCCCCGGTCATGGCGATCCGGGCCGAGGGCGCGGAGGAGCCGCGCATCACCCTGACCCGCCCCATCCTGTCGGGCGCCATCAACATCCATCTGCTGATCATGGGCCCGGAAAAGCGCGAGGCGCTGGAGCGCGCGCAGACGCTGGACCCGATGCAGGCGCCGATCCGCGCCTTTCTCGACGAAGCCACCGTCCACTGGGCGGAGTGA
- a CDS encoding lysophospholipid acyltransferase family protein has product MRDDRPPLTDRLANGAFLTLMSLARLLPYERRIPAMGWAFAHVIAPIAGWRRRIRDNLSLARPDLSAPEIEALVRAVPDNAGRSLAEIYSGEEFTARIRAADPLEGPGLPALEAALEENRPVILVCAHFGNYDAMRAALAGRGWPVGALYRPMNNEAFNRHYVPAITAIAEPLFPRGRSGLAAMLRFLRGGGWLALGFDQFDREGAELRFFDLPTRTVLTPAELARRYDAMVVPVAGIRQPDGLSFRVQVGAPVALDEPRAMMQALNDDLEMLVRRHMDQWFWVHRRWK; this is encoded by the coding sequence ATGCGCGACGACCGACCCCCGCTGACCGACCGCCTGGCGAACGGGGCGTTCCTGACGCTCATGTCGCTCGCGCGCCTTTTGCCCTACGAGCGGCGGATCCCGGCCATGGGCTGGGCCTTCGCGCATGTCATCGCGCCCATCGCGGGCTGGCGGCGGCGCATCCGCGACAACCTAAGCCTGGCGCGCCCCGACCTGAGCGCGCCCGAGATCGAGGCGCTGGTGCGCGCGGTCCCCGACAATGCCGGGCGGTCGCTGGCCGAGATCTATTCGGGCGAGGAGTTCACCGCCCGCATCCGTGCCGCCGATCCGCTGGAGGGTCCGGGCCTGCCCGCGCTGGAGGCGGCGCTGGAGGAGAACCGTCCCGTCATCCTCGTCTGCGCGCATTTCGGCAATTACGACGCGATGCGGGCGGCCTTGGCCGGGCGGGGCTGGCCGGTGGGCGCCCTCTATCGCCCGATGAACAACGAAGCGTTCAACCGCCATTACGTCCCCGCCATCACCGCCATCGCCGAGCCGCTGTTCCCGCGCGGCCGGTCGGGGCTGGCGGCGATGCTGCGCTTTCTGCGCGGCGGCGGCTGGCTGGCCTTGGGCTTCGACCAATTCGACCGCGAGGGGGCCGAGCTGCGCTTCTTCGACCTGCCCACCCGCACGGTGCTGACGCCCGCTGAGCTGGCGCGGCGCTATGATGCGATGGTGGTGCCGGTCGCGGGCATCCGGCAGCCCGACGGTCTGTCGTTTCGGGTGCAGGTCGGCGCGCCGGTGGCGCTGGACGAGCCGCGTGCGATGATGCAGGCGCTGAACGACGATCTGGAGATGCTGGTGCGGCGCCACATGGACCAATGGTTCTGGGTCCATCGCCGCTGGAAGTGA
- the ftsY gene encoding signal recognition particle-docking protein FtsY, whose translation MAFFTKLRERLTRSSAKIGSGLDDLVGEAPAAPEAPLPATELPAPMATPHPQPVQPGLVGRLFGRAEPKVEEPRRALDDAMLEELEDMLVQADLGVDTALRVTANIAEGRMGRRLSSTELKELLAAEIARIMAPVARPLPIYPKKPQVVLVVGVNGAGKTTTIGKLASQFRAAGKSVVIAAGDTFRAAAVEQLQVWGTRAGVPVMVAPQGSDPASLAWDAMVRAEAEGADLLMIDTAGRLQNRQDLMEELAKIVRVIRKKDPEAPHNTLLVLDATTGQNALNQVETFRKLADVSGLVMTKLDGTARGGVLVALADRFGLPIHAIGVGEQIDDLDAFDADDFARALVGL comes from the coding sequence ATGGCGTTCTTCACCAAATTGCGCGAGCGGCTGACCCGGTCTTCGGCCAAGATCGGGTCGGGGCTGGACGATCTTGTGGGCGAGGCCCCGGCCGCGCCCGAGGCGCCGCTGCCCGCGACCGAGCTGCCCGCGCCGATGGCCACGCCCCATCCGCAGCCGGTCCAGCCGGGCCTGGTCGGGCGCCTCTTCGGTCGGGCCGAGCCCAAGGTCGAGGAGCCGCGCCGGGCGCTGGACGATGCGATGCTGGAGGAGCTGGAGGACATGCTGGTCCAGGCCGATCTGGGCGTGGACACGGCGCTGCGCGTCACCGCCAACATCGCCGAGGGGCGGATGGGGCGGCGGCTGTCCTCGACCGAGCTGAAGGAGCTGCTGGCGGCCGAGATCGCGCGGATCATGGCGCCGGTGGCCCGGCCGCTGCCGATCTATCCGAAAAAGCCGCAGGTGGTGCTGGTCGTGGGCGTCAATGGCGCCGGCAAGACCACCACCATCGGCAAGCTGGCCAGCCAGTTCCGCGCGGCCGGCAAGTCGGTGGTGATCGCGGCGGGCGACACGTTCCGCGCGGCGGCGGTCGAGCAGCTGCAGGTCTGGGGCACTCGGGCCGGCGTGCCGGTGATGGTCGCGCCGCAGGGCAGCGACCCGGCCAGCCTGGCCTGGGACGCGATGGTGCGGGCCGAGGCCGAGGGCGCCGATCTGCTGATGATCGACACGGCGGGGCGGCTGCAGAACCGCCAGGACCTGATGGAGGAGCTGGCCAAGATCGTCCGCGTCATCCGAAAGAAGGATCCCGAGGCGCCGCACAACACCCTTCTGGTGCTGGACGCCACCACCGGGCAGAACGCGCTGAACCAGGTCGAGACCTTCCGCAAGCTGGCCGATGTCTCGGGCCTGGTGATGACCAAGCTGGACGGGACCGCGCGGGGCGGGGTGCTGGTGGCGCTGGCCGACCGCTTCGGCCTGCCCATCCATGCGATCGGCGTGGGCGAGCAGATCGACGATCTGGACGCCTTCGATGCCGATGATTTCGCCCGGGCGCTGGTCGGGCTCTAG
- the zwf gene encoding glucose-6-phosphate dehydrogenase, with protein sequence MVSRVIPVDDFDLVIFGATGDLAHRKILPGLFRRFQARQIPATSRIIGAARTEQDDAAFRDEAFEAICTHSGVDRDDAQLQEFLQLLGYVAIDARGEGGWQALKDRMRPGAVHAFYFSVAPALFGDIAERLAGHGIAHDDSRIVVEKPFGRDLASAKALNATLAKHFHEDQIYRIDHYLGKETVQNLMAVRFANVLFEPLWNAQFIDHVQITVAETVGVAGRGSYYDKSGAIRDMVQNHMMQLLCLIAMEPPYHFDPDAVRDEKLKVIRALLPVEPADIVRGQYTGEGSDYLADAEDPASRTESYVAMKVRISNWRWQGTPFYLRTGKKLRARTSEIAITFKEPPHSIFDDSGVPKANELVIRLQPNEGMNLKVMIKEPGPGGMRLVQVPLDMSFAEALGKDGADMPDAYERLIMDVIRGNQTLFMRGDEVEAAWAWTDPIIHAWEDGKRRPEPYDSGSSGPDEALRLMHRDNRRWREIRS encoded by the coding sequence ATGGTCTCGCGTGTCATTCCGGTCGATGATTTCGACCTCGTGATCTTTGGCGCCACGGGCGATCTGGCCCATCGCAAGATCCTGCCCGGCCTGTTCCGCAGGTTCCAGGCGCGGCAGATCCCGGCCACCAGCCGCATCATCGGCGCCGCCCGCACCGAACAGGACGACGCGGCCTTTCGCGACGAGGCCTTCGAGGCGATCTGCACGCATTCCGGCGTCGACCGGGACGACGCGCAGCTGCAGGAATTCCTGCAGCTTCTGGGCTATGTCGCCATCGATGCCAGGGGCGAGGGCGGCTGGCAGGCGCTCAAGGACCGGATGCGGCCCGGCGCGGTCCATGCCTTCTACTTTTCGGTGGCGCCCGCGCTGTTCGGCGACATCGCCGAGCGGTTGGCGGGGCATGGCATTGCCCATGACGACAGCCGGATCGTGGTGGAAAAGCCCTTCGGCCGCGATCTGGCCAGCGCGAAGGCGCTGAACGCCACGCTGGCCAAGCATTTCCACGAGGACCAGATCTATCGCATCGACCATTACCTGGGCAAGGAGACGGTCCAGAACCTGATGGCCGTGCGCTTTGCCAACGTCCTGTTCGAGCCCCTGTGGAACGCGCAGTTCATCGACCATGTGCAGATCACCGTGGCCGAGACCGTGGGCGTGGCCGGGCGCGGCAGCTATTATGACAAGTCCGGCGCGATCCGGGACATGGTCCAGAACCACATGATGCAGCTTCTGTGCCTGATCGCGATGGAGCCGCCCTATCACTTCGATCCCGACGCGGTGCGCGACGAGAAGCTGAAGGTGATCCGCGCCCTGCTGCCGGTCGAGCCAGCCGACATCGTGCGCGGCCAGTATACCGGCGAGGGCAGCGACTATCTGGCCGATGCCGAGGATCCGGCCTCGCGCACGGAAAGCTATGTGGCGATGAAGGTCCGCATCTCGAACTGGCGCTGGCAGGGCACGCCTTTCTACCTGCGCACGGGCAAGAAGCTGCGCGCCCGCACGTCCGAGATCGCGATCACCTTCAAGGAGCCGCCGCATTCGATCTTCGACGACAGCGGCGTGCCCAAGGCCAACGAGCTCGTCATCAGGCTGCAACCGAACGAGGGCATGAACCTCAAGGTGATGATCAAGGAACCGGGGCCGGGGGGGATGCGCCTTGTGCAGGTGCCGCTGGACATGAGCTTCGCCGAGGCGCTCGGCAAGGATGGGGCCGACATGCCCGACGCCTATGAACGTCTGATCATGGACGTGATCCGGGGCAACCAGACCCTGTTCATGCGCGGCGACGAGGTCGAGGCGGCCTGGGCCTGGACCGACCCCATCATCCACGCCTGGGAGGACGGCAAGCGCCGCCCCGAACCCTATGACAGCGGATCCTCGGGCCCCGACGAGGCGTTGCGCCTGATGCACCGCGACAATCGCCGGTGGAGAGAGATCAGGTCATGA
- the pgi gene encoding glucose-6-phosphate isomerase: MTDLWNRLTSCRAAQGDARIDGLFDADPDRATGFSTRACGMVFDWSKTMIDAPARDLLLDLARDAGVEARREAMFRGEKINETEGRAVLHTALRNLDASVTVDGQDVMPEVRAIHDRMAQFARAVRDGSFAGAGGKITDVVNIGIGGSDLGPAMAVLALAPYHDGPCTHFVSNVDGADIADTLKGLDAATTLVVVASKTFTTIETMTNAQTARDWMAASVSDPAAQFVALSSAVGKTGDFGIDQARVFGFEDWVGGRYSVWGPIGLSVMLAVGPEAFDEFLAGGAEMDAHFREASLEANLPVVLALTGIWHHQVCGYPTRAVLPYDNRLMRLPAYLQQLEMESNGKRVAMDGSELTVASGPVVWGEPGTNGQHAFYQLIHQGTTPVPCEFILAATGHEPDLAHHHILLAANCLAQAEALMRGRSLDEARALMAAKGLEGAEQDRQARHRVFPGNRPSTLLLIERLTPHALGAILALYEHRVFVEGVILGINSFDQWGVELGKELALKVEPLLTGEAMDGHDASTLRLAALIREMRG, encoded by the coding sequence ATGACCGATCTGTGGAACCGCCTGACCTCTTGCCGCGCAGCCCAGGGCGATGCCCGCATCGACGGGCTGTTCGACGCCGATCCCGACCGGGCGACGGGCTTCTCGACCCGGGCCTGCGGGATGGTCTTCGACTGGTCCAAGACGATGATCGACGCGCCCGCGCGCGACCTGCTGCTGGACCTCGCCCGCGATGCGGGCGTCGAGGCCCGGCGCGAGGCGATGTTCCGGGGCGAGAAGATCAACGAGACCGAGGGCCGCGCCGTCCTGCACACCGCGCTGCGCAATCTGGACGCCAGCGTGACGGTCGACGGCCAGGACGTGATGCCCGAGGTGCGGGCCATCCACGACCGCATGGCCCAGTTCGCCCGGGCGGTCCGCGACGGCAGCTTTGCGGGCGCGGGCGGCAAGATCACCGATGTGGTCAATATCGGCATCGGCGGGTCCGACCTGGGGCCGGCAATGGCCGTGCTGGCGCTGGCGCCCTATCATGACGGGCCGTGCACGCATTTCGTCAGCAACGTGGACGGCGCCGACATCGCCGACACGCTGAAGGGGCTGGATGCGGCCACCACGCTGGTCGTCGTGGCCTCCAAGACCTTCACCACCATCGAGACGATGACCAATGCGCAGACCGCGCGCGACTGGATGGCGGCCTCGGTCTCGGATCCCGCGGCGCAGTTCGTGGCCCTGTCCTCGGCCGTGGGCAAGACCGGCGATTTCGGCATCGACCAGGCGCGGGTCTTCGGTTTCGAGGATTGGGTCGGCGGGCGCTATTCGGTCTGGGGGCCGATCGGGCTGTCGGTGATGCTGGCCGTGGGACCCGAGGCCTTCGACGAATTCCTGGCCGGCGGGGCCGAAATGGACGCGCATTTCCGCGAGGCTTCGCTGGAGGCGAACCTGCCGGTGGTGCTGGCCCTGACCGGGATCTGGCACCATCAGGTCTGCGGATATCCCACCCGCGCGGTGCTGCCCTATGACAACCGCCTGATGCGCCTGCCCGCCTATCTGCAGCAGCTAGAGATGGAATCGAACGGCAAGCGCGTGGCGATGGACGGCAGCGAGCTGACCGTCGCCTCGGGCCCGGTCGTGTGGGGCGAGCCTGGCACCAACGGCCAGCACGCCTTCTACCAGCTGATCCATCAGGGCACGACGCCCGTGCCCTGCGAGTTCATCCTGGCCGCGACGGGCCACGAGCCGGACCTGGCCCATCACCACATCCTGCTGGCCGCCAATTGCCTGGCGCAGGCCGAGGCGCTGATGCGGGGCCGGTCGCTGGACGAGGCGCGCGCGCTGATGGCCGCGAAGGGGCTGGAGGGGGCCGAGCAGGACCGGCAGGCCCGCCACCGGGTCTTTCCGGGCAATCGCCCCTCGACCCTGCTGCTGATCGAACGGCTGACGCCGCATGCCCTGGGCGCGATCCTGGCGCTGTACGAGCATCGGGTCTTCGTGGAAGGCGTGATCCTGGGGATCAACAGCTTCGATCAATGGGGGGTCGAGCTGGGCAAGGAGCTGGCCTTGAAGGTCGAGCCGCTGCTGACGGGCGAGGCGATGGACGGGCATGACGCCTCGACCCTGCGGCTGGCCGCGCTGATCCGCGAGATGCGCGGCTGA
- a CDS encoding DMT family transporter → MRVLARGFALMGRERDGLRQPGSDQARGIALLLAAILGFTLMDATAKHLTQLYHPAQVVWARFVGNLLIFALIFRGAMLPLLRTRQPGTQFARALMQLGSVVLFFTSLQYIGLAEATAIMDLNPVLITLGAALFLGERIGPRRLAGIGVALVGAMLIIRPGLGVFQPAALLPLAGAFTYAAGALLTRIVRADSVATSVMWSAVVGSIATSLVVPFFWQPIAMGDLWAFALLAIFGTASQYLLVRAFSAAEAGVLAPFGYTGLIWAGIWGWLFFGQLPDRWTIAGAAVIVGAGLYVWSREARATRKEPCATTDPR, encoded by the coding sequence ATGCGGGTGCTTGCGCGGGGATTCGCGCTAATGGGGCGCGAGCGGGACGGGTTGCGGCAGCCGGGATCGGATCAGGCGCGCGGCATCGCCCTGCTGCTGGCCGCGATTCTGGGCTTCACGCTGATGGACGCGACGGCCAAGCACCTGACGCAGCTCTATCACCCCGCCCAAGTGGTCTGGGCGCGCTTCGTGGGCAACCTGCTGATCTTCGCGCTGATCTTTCGCGGGGCCATGCTGCCCTTGCTGCGCACCCGACAGCCGGGGACGCAATTCGCCCGGGCGCTGATGCAGCTGGGATCGGTGGTGCTGTTCTTCACCTCGCTGCAATATATCGGGCTGGCCGAGGCGACGGCGATCATGGACCTGAACCCGGTCCTGATCACGCTTGGCGCGGCGCTTTTCCTGGGCGAGCGGATCGGGCCGCGCCGTCTGGCGGGGATCGGCGTGGCGCTGGTGGGCGCCATGCTGATCATCCGTCCCGGCCTGGGGGTGTTTCAGCCCGCGGCCCTCCTGCCGCTGGCCGGGGCCTTCACCTATGCGGCGGGGGCGCTGCTCACGCGGATCGTGCGGGCCGATTCGGTGGCGACCTCGGTCATGTGGTCGGCGGTCGTGGGCAGCATCGCGACCAGCCTTGTCGTGCCGTTCTTCTGGCAGCCGATCGCGATGGGCGACCTGTGGGCCTTTGCCTTGCTGGCCATCTTCGGGACCGCCAGCCAGTACCTGCTGGTCCGTGCCTTCAGCGCCGCCGAGGCGGGCGTGCTGGCGCCCTTCGGCTATACCGGGCTGATCTGGGCGGGGATCTGGGGCTGGCTGTTCTTCGGGCAGCTGCCCGATCGGTGGACCATTGCCGGGGCTGCGGTTATCGTGGGCGCGGGCCTCTATGTCTGGTCGCGCGAGGCCCGCGCGACCCGGAAGGAACCATGCGCGACGACCGACCCCCGCTGA
- a CDS encoding class II 3-deoxy-7-phosphoheptulonate synthase, translating to MTQDIRKTAATPAWDKAGWRAYPRVQMPDYTDAAALGAVEDQLRRYPPLVFAGEARRLKAQLAEVGAGRGFLLQGGDCAESFSEFSADNLRDTFKVLLQMAVVLTWGAQMPVVKVGRMAGQFAKPRSAPTEVVDGVELPSYRGDIINGFDFTPDSRIPDPQRMLAAYTQAAASLNLLRAFSTGGFADMQRVQSWIADFVGGPEAARYRDIAGRISDAMAFMQAAGVNSDTAHQLSKVDFYTSHEALLLEYEEALARIDSTTGLPVAGSGHMIWIGDRTRQPDGAHVEFCRGVQNPIGLKCGPTTTADDLKVLMAKLNPQNEAGRLTLIARFGAGKVGDHLPRLVQAVKDEGANVVWSCDPMHGNVIKSSTGYKTRAFDSILREVREFFAVHKAEGTIPGGVHFEMTGKDVTECTGGVRAVTDEDLSDRYHTACDPRLNASQSLELAFLVAEELRARREDAAPAKTAAAG from the coding sequence ATGACGCAGGATATCCGCAAGACCGCCGCCACCCCCGCATGGGACAAGGCCGGCTGGCGCGCCTATCCGCGCGTCCAGATGCCCGACTATACCGATGCCGCCGCCCTCGGCGCGGTCGAGGATCAGCTGCGGCGCTATCCGCCGCTGGTCTTCGCGGGCGAGGCGCGGCGCCTGAAGGCGCAGCTGGCCGAGGTCGGCGCCGGGCGCGGCTTCCTGCTGCAGGGCGGCGATTGCGCGGAAAGCTTCAGCGAGTTCAGCGCCGACAACCTGCGCGACACCTTCAAGGTGCTGCTGCAGATGGCCGTGGTGCTGACCTGGGGCGCGCAGATGCCGGTGGTCAAGGTCGGCCGCATGGCGGGCCAGTTCGCCAAGCCGCGCAGCGCGCCCACCGAGGTCGTGGACGGGGTCGAGCTGCCCAGCTATCGCGGCGACATCATCAACGGCTTCGACTTCACCCCGGACTCCCGCATCCCCGATCCGCAGCGGATGCTGGCGGCCTATACGCAGGCGGCGGCGTCGCTGAACCTGCTGCGCGCCTTCTCGACCGGCGGCTTTGCGGACATGCAGCGGGTGCAAAGCTGGATCGCCGATTTCGTGGGCGGCCCCGAGGCCGCGCGCTATCGCGACATCGCGGGCCGCATCAGCGACGCGATGGCCTTCATGCAGGCGGCGGGGGTCAATTCCGACACCGCGCACCAGCTCTCCAAGGTCGATTTCTACACCAGCCACGAGGCGCTGCTGCTGGAATACGAAGAGGCCCTTGCCCGGATCGATTCGACCACCGGCCTGCCGGTGGCGGGCTCGGGCCACATGATCTGGATCGGCGACCGCACGCGCCAGCCCGACGGTGCGCATGTCGAATTCTGCCGGGGCGTGCAGAATCCCATCGGCCTGAAATGCGGCCCCACGACGACCGCCGATGACCTCAAGGTGCTGATGGCGAAGCTGAACCCCCAGAACGAGGCCGGGCGCCTGACCCTGATCGCGCGCTTCGGCGCGGGCAAGGTGGGCGATCACCTGCCGCGTCTGGTGCAGGCGGTCAAGGACGAGGGCGCCAATGTCGTCTGGTCCTGCGACCCGATGCACGGCAACGTCATCAAGTCCTCGACCGGCTACAAGACGCGGGCCTTCGATTCGATCCTGCGCGAGGTGCGGGAATTCTTCGCGGTCCACAAGGCCGAGGGCACCATCCCCGGCGGCGTGCATTTCGAGATGACCGGCAAGGACGTGACCGAATGCACCGGCGGCGTGCGCGCCGTCACCGACGAGGACCTGTCCGACCGCTACCACACCGCCTGCGACCCGCGCCTGAACGCCAGCCAGTCGCTGGAACTGGCCTTCCTGGTCGCCGAGGAACTGCGCGCCCGGCGCGAGGATGCGGCCCCGGCCAAGACCGCCGCCGCCGGCTGA
- a CDS encoding GlxA family transcriptional regulator, whose amino-acid sequence MPSDRPRRFTFLLLDRFTMLPFTAAIEPLRLANRASGRALFDWRLVGPQGDMATCSNGTRVAVDGGLDALAPAPGRDDVVIVCGGTEIAREATRPVLAWLRRQARGGPALGAVCTGTWILAEAGLLDGRKATIHWENHDGFAEAFPQVDLFRSVFVHDGNRLTAAGGTSSIDLMLHLIAEAHGDALAADVADQMLHTAIRTDQDRQRLSIPTRIGVRHPRLAAVIARMESTLEEPISPAQLALDAGMSTRQLERLFRRYLNRSPKRYYMETRLARARNLLMQTEMSIIEIALASGFSSPSHFSKCYRAQYGSTPYRERGTSASASLG is encoded by the coding sequence ATGCCCTCCGACAGACCGCGCCGCTTCACCTTCCTGCTTCTGGACCGATTCACCATGCTGCCCTTCACGGCGGCGATCGAGCCGTTGCGGCTGGCCAACCGCGCCTCGGGCCGGGCGCTGTTCGACTGGCGGCTGGTGGGTCCCCAAGGCGACATGGCGACCTGCTCGAACGGCACGCGGGTGGCCGTGGACGGCGGCCTGGATGCGCTTGCCCCGGCGCCGGGGCGCGACGACGTGGTGATCGTCTGCGGCGGCACCGAGATCGCGCGCGAGGCCACTCGCCCCGTGCTGGCCTGGCTGCGCCGCCAGGCCCGCGGCGGACCCGCCCTGGGCGCCGTCTGCACCGGCACCTGGATCCTGGCCGAGGCCGGGCTGCTGGACGGGCGCAAGGCCACGATCCACTGGGAAAACCACGACGGCTTCGCCGAGGCCTTCCCGCAGGTCGACCTGTTCCGGTCGGTCTTCGTGCATGACGGCAACCGGCTGACGGCGGCGGGGGGGACCAGTTCCATCGACCTGATGCTGCACCTGATCGCCGAGGCGCATGGCGACGCGCTGGCCGCCGACGTGGCCGACCAGATGCTGCACACGGCGATCCGCACCGACCAGGACCGCCAGCGCCTGTCGATCCCCACCCGCATCGGCGTGCGCCATCCCCGCCTGGCCGCCGTGATCGCCCGGATGGAAAGCACCCTGGAAGAGCCGATTAGCCCCGCCCAGCTGGCCCTGGACGCGGGCATGTCCACCCGCCAGCTGGAACGCCTGTTCCGCCGCTATCTGAACCGCAGCCCCAAGCGCTACTACATGGAAACCCGGCTGGCCAGGGCCCGCAACCTGCTGATGCAGACCGAGATGTCGATCATCGAGATCGCGCTGGCCTCGGGCTTTTCCAGCCCCTCGCATTTCTCGAAATGCTACCGTGCCCAATATGGCAGCACCCCCTATCGCGAACGCGGGACCTCGGCCTCCGCCAGCCTCGGGTAA